TTAAGTTTCGCTCACGGCAAGGTAAAACCTTCTTCGAGGCACTGCATTCTCAAGTCCTCCATAAGCCCTTGCAGCATAGAAGGGTTGCTCGTGACGATGGCATCGACATGCTCGAACAGCATTCTCTGCATCGAGTCCAGGTCGTCGACGGTCCAAGCATAAATTTTCTTTCccctcctgtagtttaaaaataaCTACATCAGAATTCTCTGCATTTTCATTGCAGAAAACGTGTTTCACCTTGACATCAAGTTAGGTAATGATAAGATTACAAACTTTTCGGGTATTGGCTTGAGCTTACGTAGAAGCAGCACAACGTAGTTCGAAAAAACAGAAACAACTTTTCGTAGATATATAGTGCATTATTTGAGCTTGGGCTTTTGGAGTTCTAAGAGATTTGTTTCAGCTGTTTGCCACAAAAAAAGCTTCAGGATCTTTGTTTGCAAAACATTTAGCTACCGTTTTGTTCTTACCTGCGCAAGACCCTTATGAGGTCATTATCTATCAAAGGATGGTACACGCCAACAACCTTCGCACCTTTCATCCTCAGTAAGTTACTTCTAACGCCGGTTGAAGGGTCCTTCATAACAATATAGCCAACCTATTACACGAAAAAAGGAGGACGGAGATAGATTTAAGACCTGGGTTTGTTGCAAATCAGGAAGGAGGCTATATCCAAAGAATAAACTAGATAAATATGTTTTCTTGCACCGTGTCGTAGCAAAAGGCATGCAATTTCTACGACATTATCAGAACAATTAGCAAGCTGTTAACCTAAGAACTAAAGCATTTATTTGGTTATTATGCCAACCGGATTTAGTTGACCATAAGTTATATTGCAAGTGAGATGGATGCCGTACCGGAACATCTTGTGATAGCTTGATTACATCTCTTCCTATTATATCACTTTTTGCCCAAACAAGACAATTCCTGCAATGCGTCTTCTTCACCTGCCAACAAAATGATCATGATAGTATTAATCCAACTAGCTAGCATATACAAAGTTTTCTAACCGAAACAGATGAGAAAAGTCAAGTTCCTGCTGATATCATGCGCTCAGGGAATCAGTTATACCCAGTAAAGGGTTATTtcttctgaaaaaataaatctGCCTTTGTGACTCTGTGTTGCACCCTACATCTAAGGTGCGTAAGAAATCAAGTACATAAAACTTACAACAGATAAAATATCAGCAGCTAACCCTTGCTCATATGATGGCGGCCCAACTTTCACATCCAGAATCACCTGCTTCACTGACTGTGATATCAACTGCACAAGTTCATAAAATGTTTCTTAACTAAAAAAACGCAACAGCAAAATTAAGGTTGTTGCGGACTACAAGTGAAAGCAAAACAGTGTAAAAGATTTTTTGTGGGTAGTGCACTAATTTGACTACTCAATAGAataattatcttttcttttttgggagAATACAAAGAAGTTAactaaaagaagaaaaggaggaatGGAGTAAAGGGAGTAAAAGAAGATGACGATAGGGAAAAGGTGCCCATACCAGTAAGGCATCCTCCAAAAAAGGAACTTCCTGATTGTGAAATTCAGGCTTCCAATGTAATCCAGCATCCAATGCTTTTATCTACACCACAAACTAAAAGATAACCATTTAAGTATTTGCATCTTTAGTAAGTATTCTGCTCCAAACTAGATTTTATTACTCATAAGACCTGTTATTCCAAATCACGACTCACAAAGAAGGATAACTTTATTAGAGAAATGCAACAAAACACCGAAAAATCCAAACATACACCTGAAACTACTACTGTCTGCTGTCTATGATGTTCCTAAAATTAGAAACGGTCACGAATTCGATTACAATAGCCtgttttgcataaaaaaaaaaaattatatttataattgaaATGAAGCAGAAAGACAAGATGTAATATCAACAGATCATAAGGACCTTTCAACCGCTAGAACTCCTTGAACGCATTGCAGTTGAGCTATCCAAGAAGTTTTAACTGCTCTATTATTATTCCCCAAACAAATTCCAGCTGAATCTCAAAGTCCAGGCTTCTATGAAACTAAATCAACTCAATTAAACACCTAATGACTCGATCAAGCGAGGTTTGAACTGCATCATTCATTTGATGGGAAGGAAAAATAATCTAACAAAGGAGCTCTGACGGAGGATGTATGTTAGATTAGCAATCAAGAGACCAAATTAATCCATCTTAATATATCAACTTGCAAGACTTTCTCACCTCATTAATGCTCATGTACCCGACTTTCACGGTATTATTACCAGACATCCGCTGCAGATCCCTGCCTGTGTCACATAAGAATTAGGGCCAGgacatgaaaaaagaaaaaaatatgcatATAGCAATCATAGAAATAATTCTTCATAGATAATCTGCTTAGCTTTTACAGAAAGCTTACTGTAATTTACCATGAATAATTTTCTCAAATCTTCATCTCAACACATTCCACTACTTTACCCTCAATATGATCGTTTCCTACGCCatcatttttcctttttggtcCCAACAAATCCAGTTATTTATCTCTAACATTTCTAATCTTAATGATACTCTTTTCAAAAGTATCTTCTACCTCAAAACATCAACACATATCCAATTGGACTTAAAAGGGCATACACAACCCTGTCCTGCGAAGAGAGCAATATACTCCGAGCATTGAAAGTAAGTAAAGCATATCATTCCTAGTAAAAGATTCACCACTCATGAATAAATATCAAGACGACGAAAACGAAAAATACCTATCATGCAGCGCAAAGAGTCCTCCATCGGAAGAGCGCGAGACATCTATTTCGATGCAATCCACATGAGAGCTAAGAGCGATCCGATAAGCAGCCATCTAATAACAGCATATTGTAAATTAATACACTGTACAAGAGATCCATATCAGAGAAATACGTGTGTGGATTCATACGTACGGTATTGGGAACTCCCTTGGTGGAATCGCCCCCATGAGCGCACACAAGAGGAGGATCCGCGATCCAACCGCACTTCCGCGACCGCATCTGAAGCAAAGGGAGAGATCAAAACTCCAGGGTTTCAGCAAAGAGGTTAATACGTTCCGATCGAGATTATTAGGGTTTCCAGAGGAGGAGGCGCACCTGGTGCAGTCGCTGGAGGCGGAGGTGGAAGAAGACGGGGGGGACGAGGGCGAGGAatgcgaggaggaggaggaggcggaagAATCGGTTGGAGGGGATCAAGCGAGGGAGACGAAGCTTCTTCTTCGGggggaagagggggaggggaggaggaggcggttTCCTCCATCGCCATTGTTGGGGAACTCGAGCTCctctcattttttattttttattttttacttttcgaTCGATTGTTTCCCCATTTCGCGCGTCGACGAAGAATAAAGGAACGATGTGTCGGGTCCAATATGTTGTCGGGTATCGGATCCGATAAAATGGACAAGGTTAGTTAAAAAGCGCGAGAACTTTGAGCTCGAGTGCGATTGCTACATAACGGACTTGAGCTCAAGCGCAATCACTTGGTCGGTTATTGCTTACATGTGCTATTTGGGCTTAAAGCagagtttaaatttgaaacttttacttCCCACtacagtataaaaaaattaaacaaatttaataaagaaatatacttGGCATTTAAAAATGGAATGAATTGAATAAAAATGGTAAAGAGTTATGTAGCTCAAACACCCAATTTGAAGGTTTGTTGAGAATTCACATATTTATTTGATGCACCGATTTTAGccgaaataaattaaaaataaaaaagatcatgCCAAAGTATGCACTGCTTTGAGCAACATAAACAAGATACGAAGGGAGGGAGGGGTTTGAGATGTTGATGATTTTTCACCCGTACCATGTTCaaagccaacataattttttatagcaTTTGAAGGTTTTTATTAAGAAGCAataacagttattttttttgaattaatgtttggtttttaaaaaaatcgaaaattttCACCACCTCTTTAGAATTGCTACCCATCCTcggaattaaaataaatattttacctGCTATCAATCCTGAAAATCTTGATATACGGTTTTAATAATCCAAAATATTTTACTcattccctctctttttctttcttcttttttgagaaGCATTAAACTTTTTTGTACTTTTCTAAGAAACGGGTCAAATACGTTTATCTTGtccaaaaaaaagagtaaacttcaaatatcatttatgTAATCTCGCACTTTCTTACCTTAGTGTACTATAATTTAAAGCCTATCAAGTTAGCATCttatgattttatatttatctttttgttagtttttttattaatatttcgttaaattatatacaaataacttcagatacctatcttggtttatcgaatattcacttcagtatcctttagttttaactttgttactgatttaacgaaaaaaattaataaaattaataataaaaaaataaaaatgaaaccaccgGGCatttaattgatatattttaatgagtactaaagtgaaaaagtatgaaaccacaggatatggtatttaaagtttttcctataaaaagcgtaggaaaaaataaataaatttgctaTTTTCTTCTAAGATTAGAAGTATACACTTTCTTGCATGTGTTTTTGAGACTCAGGAGATGGAtctcataataaataattagttatttaattagttatttatttaacaCATGTAAAGCCATAAAAAGTTTTCGTTCGTGTATGTGTGTTCCATTGTACGAATCATGTTTCCATCGCGATGATACAGGGAAATGTCCACCATGATCTATCGATGTAGTACAGCAGTAGttgttgattttttattttttctgagtGGTGTGTGTTTGTGTTAAATAAAAGACCTAACAATGCTATGGGGCTGTGTAATTGTAACGTCTCAATAAAAGAttctgatttaataaaaaatctcTACGCTAGTAATAACAATTAGATTTAATCATTTTGGACTGGTGGTATGAATCCAACGAATTATCATTATTAACAGGTCGGGCCGTTAAttcgttacaattggtatcaaaatcgaataccagccgaaagtgaaaataattttaattagaatATGCGAGACTCACACGCTAGTAATAGTAATTgaacttaaacattttgagccGGTAATTTATGtctaacaaattattattgctacggGGGTTGAATCGCTGCAGTAATAAATCAACAACATTAGAAGGACAGTAATCTAGGTGAGGCAGATGCAGCAACTGCACCTAAGGTGGACATGCTATAGATGCAGAGGTCCCCGTAAAAACATTTATGGTCGAGTATGTGAGACCCCAGTCTATAAACTGCGGTCCATGGTTG
The nucleotide sequence above comes from Ananas comosus cultivar F153 linkage group 17, ASM154086v1, whole genome shotgun sequence. Encoded proteins:
- the LOC109722727 gene encoding glycerophosphodiester phosphodiesterase GDPD4, with the translated sequence MRGARVPQQWRWRKPPPPPLPLFPPKKKLRLPRLIPSNRFFRLLLLLAFLALVPPVFFHLRLQRLHQMRSRKCGWIADPPLVCAHGGDSTKGVPNTMAAYRIALSSHVDCIEIDVSRSSDGGLFALHDRDLQRMSGNNTVKVGYMSINEIKALDAGLHWKPEFHNQEVPFLEDALLLISQSVKQVILDVKVGPPSYEQGLAADILSVVKKTHCRNCLVWAKSDIIGRDVIKLSQDVPVGYIVMKDPSTGVRSNLLRMKGAKVVGVYHPLIDNDLIRVLRRRGKKIYAWTVDDLDSMQRMLFEHVDAIVTSNPSMLQGLMEDLRMQCLEEGFTLP